A portion of the Homalodisca vitripennis isolate AUS2020 chromosome 2, UT_GWSS_2.1, whole genome shotgun sequence genome contains these proteins:
- the LOC124355539 gene encoding histone acetyltransferase HAC12-like, giving the protein MRVQIFSFTLVPEMVRNYKKTSSRGEWEKTNMDTAFTEVKEGRMTCLGAARTYNVPEATLRRRLKKNVSDMPVHGGRYREVFNEEQLQDLHNYLTAVKLDVLGVKKKYSDPPVEEWIQCSKCSEWWHENCTSYEGGEFVCDYC; this is encoded by the exons atgcgggtacagatttttagttttactttggttCCAGAGATGGTGAGAAACTACAAAAAGACTTCCTCTAGAGGAGAGTGGGAAAAAACCAACATGGATACTGCTTTCACAGAGGTCAAGGAGGGAAGAATGACTTGCTTGGGAGCAGCGAGAACTTACAATGTTCCAGAGGCAACACTTCGACGCCGACTGAAAAAGAACGTTTCG gatatgcCTGTCCATGGAGGAAGATATAGAGAAGTATTCAATGAAGAGCAGCTCCAAGATTTACACAACTATTTGACG GCAGTGAAGTTAGATGTCCTGGGTGTGAAGAAAAAATACTCCGATCCTCCAGTTGAAGAGTGGATCCAGTGTTCCAAGTGCAGTGAATGGTGGCACGAGAATTGTACAAGCTACGAAGGTGGGGAATTTGTTTGTGACTACTGCTAG